CTCAGATGTTGCGGTGTGGTTTGTTTTCCCAAAGATCCTCACACCTCTCTTTTATGTCCAGTTCCAGGCATCCAGCTGGAAAAGCCTGATTCTTAAGGTTTGTCGGGGTGCATATCCTCCTCCCCCCAGTCACCTGCCCTACGAGCTGCAGTATTTGATCAAGCAGATGTTTAAGACAAACCCAAAAGACAGGCCGTCCCTGCACAGTATCCTGACCTCTCACCGGGTTTCCAGACTTCTGCGTACACATCTGCCTTCCCAGGTACAGACACAGTTGCCACCTGTTCATTTTAGCTTTAGCGAGTGCAGTtgtgcttcctgcacagtgacaGTTACTCCCATCACCCGGTTCATCCGTCAGTTCAACATAATGTCACAACAGGGTGTCAAAGTGAGAATTTAAACTCTTACACAATTTCCCCAGCTGTGCTGACCCTATGTGGAATCTGACCTTTGACAAGCTGCTGTTAGTTCAGATGGCCGCACAGTTCATGTTACGTGTTTGATTTACTGCAGTGCTTTGAATATTTTACAGGCGCTGGAGACGCAGGAACTGGGAAGGCGTACGGGTCGATGGAATAGAGAAGAGGGAAGGAAGGTGGCTAATCTTCTGGGAGAGAAGAGTTTAATAAAAACGTCAACTTTTGAAGGTAGAGTCCAAGTTAAAGTTAAGAATCCCATCATGAAAAAAGGATATACTGAGAATTATGTGAAGACTGGTGGGAGCATACATGTGGTTGTCaatgaaaaaacagcactgCCATATATGTGTTAAActagataaaacacaattaaggTCTGGGTCATCCGGACAGAATTCAGCTATACCTTAACCTAACTCagccacacacaaaacacaggaaaagtaTCATCTGAGTTCTTTCTGTAATACTTTCGGATaaattatttaaccctttgaaacctcagcacattggcttgatttctttcaaaaacatgggaagacgtCAATGAgaatcaaaaaagaaatgacccaagaatAAGCatgaaatctgtaaaaaaaaaaaaaaagtacaagaaaattacctgaaaattagtataaaataaaataaaataatgacctCAGAAAGCTactcaaaaatataataatgctgtaacatgattaaaaatatgtaattatgataattagccataaatatatttttcccccaACTTCCACAATCCACTAACTTGTTGAaatctgtggaacattttttactaAGCTGCTAGTTggcattttccccatgttttcaatagaaatcacaccaatttgctcagggctcaaaggtttaagtacttgtgaaaggcctctgaaagccacacaagaaaaatgatgttgctccaggtttcaaaaggttaatgaaAAGCAGAGAAAGGTAAAGGAAGGATGATTATCCCTCACAGCAAAATTTAAAACGAGCAGTCCATTCCTGTTGCAACTATTATCATGAGCCCCTCTTTGTTGCTCTGCTAGAATATCGCTTGAAGCAAGAGAAGTTCCTGAATCTTattattgtttgctttttttctctctccttgcTCTTTGGGATTTTGTTCATGCACtgtctatggaaaaaaatgcctttCCTTCAGGATCCtcttaaatacaacaaaaaagtaatccAAAGTAATCCTTTCTTTACCTCAGGTGTGGAGTTTCCTGAAGCCCACAGTGAAAGCAGAGAGGCAGGTCCTCCAAAGAAGTGGGCCGCCGAGCCATCAGACACTGTGCTGCAGGTGTTAGCCAGTGCTAGCCTCATCTCATCTGACAGCATGGCATCAACCAGCCAGAGCCTCACAGGATCTACACATGGAAGTATGAAAGCAATTGTCGTGTTTTCACTTCCTTGTTTGTACAAAATTCTGATTTTAGAGAATGAAATGCATCATCAGAGTGTATCAGCTTCTCCGCTGTTTATCCAGGTGTGTTAGAGGAGCCAAACGACAGCAGGCCAAGGAGACGATGGGACAGGGATCCTCCTGAAAGGCTTTTGAGTCTGTTGGAGAAAGCTCGACTGAACAGAGCCTTCAGCACCTTCATAATACACACTGGAGGTCTGTTGATATCTCAATACATGTTATTTTAAGTTCCATTGCCTTATCACACTCAAAgcttatgtgattttttttgtcgcTTCACTCTTTACAGCAGTGTGTCATATGTCAGTGTGGTGAGTGATATAAACAGTCCTCTGATTTCATTTACAGGTGAGGACCCTCTGATGGGACCCCTCTCCCAGCCACAGGGTGACGACACTGACGGTCCTGAGCCTGAAGTGACCGTAGATGAGGAGCGTCTGCAGCCTCGCTCTGATGATGAGGACACGTAAGTAACCCCAACTTATCTATTCTACATCAgcagaacaaaaaaggaaatatctTGTAGGCCTCTGGTTTGATTTCGACATTGTCGTGAGTGACATCCATAATGGAGTAATTTTTGCATGGAATAGCATCTAATGCACAAATCTTGTAAAGACGCTAATGACTAATGTGTTGGTCATGGTAAAATGTGTATggggagaaaaaatattttatattttatcaaataaCTGCTTTGTAACCAACTTTTTCAAATTCTAACACACTACATGTAAGAGCCACAACGTGGGAATATAAGTCATATATAAGctaaaattcattcattttcagacattgtataaaatatagtttttatataaaaatgtacaaagacaaaaatgcatgcatgttaaATTTTAATATGATGCTCCCTTAATGTTGTTAACTGATGTAATGTGCAGTGCAGTTCAGCAGAAAGCCACATGAGGCACAGGAGCACATAGTTATTCTGCTGTGTTACTGAGtgtaatttaaacttttttcagcaCAGGTTTTAAACTGGATTTACATCTCCTGTCATTTGCGTCAGACTGTTACTAAAGTTACTGTGCCTGCATCTTATGAGTGGCTTATTTTGAAACCCAGAAGGAATGCTGCTGCACTAAATGCAAagcaaattattaaaaaaaaccccaaaaaaacagatatcaAAGCacctggaaaaataaatattgttaacattaaaattacataGGATAAAACGTATAAAGAGAGGGTTGCATGAATCTGTGTTAGATATCTGTTGAATTTGTAATGCAACCTCTTatgtaaaaaatgcatataataatatagaaaaaaatagaaatagtatagaaaataaaaatagaaaaaaagttcaaatatacTGCTTCTCCTCTCTTCACAGAGACTTTGAGGAAGAACTTCCATGTGACTGGATGAGTGAagttgagaaaatgttttcGGACCACTAAAGCCTCATTTCCTCTGAGTCTAAACTATTGCAGAGCTGTCGTTGATGTTTACGTTCACTAAAGACAAACAcgttttgccaaaatgttttcacttcaAGTGAACAAAATGAGGTCTTGAACTTTTAAATAAGGACCAATTTTTATAGCAGGTTCTGTTTAAGTTTACAAAAACTAAGATGAGCTCAGACAGCAGCATAGAGACAGTATGTTTtctatactgtatgttttaagCCTTGCATAGATTCTTGTGATTTTGATCACATTTCTTCAACAAAACACTATGTTTGAACTGAGTATTCTTCAACTTGTTGTCatagaagcttttttttttttacataaagacGTTTGTGTCTGCGCTCTGTCTCTCATTTGATTTGAACATCTGCTGTGTACTATTCAGTGATAACATTCCCAGTAGGTTGAGGCCGTCTGGAAGCTCCTGTTTAGCTTGTCGGGGAAGCAGGAAATATTAGATTCAGAGCAGCTGGGTCTCTGTGGGGTCACACCGTTTTTGAGCCTGCCTGCACCTTTTGATATCCGTTTCCTCTGCAATATCAAAAGTAGACTAAACATGTTCAGTCATTGgtattctttgtcttttattctCTCAGCCAGACACTAACAGCCCATACATCTGGATCCTTGAgctgttgtgttatttttaatttgctgtGACCACAGTGGTGCAGACACTCAGAGCAATGGCTGCTGGTCTTTCCTACAGTAGGTGTTAATCATGTACCACTAGGTGGAGTTAAAATCACTGATGTGAACCTTTTGCAGTGGGGAGGAGTGAGAAAAGTTGCATTCTGGTTCAGATATATTTGAGCCTTTGTTGAAATCCttttgatattaataataaactgtatttaaggAACTATGTTCTTGGTTATTGGCACTCTGAAAagcataaatatatttaatataaggGCTGTCACTCTCTTTGTTTTGCCAAATTAAAAGCTCTACAATGTGGAGTAGAAGCGGACAACAGCTTAACCACATGTTTGgcaacagtcaaacaaaaaccaaGCCTCGCCCTTGACAGTTTAGGCTCAGCAGGATATAGATACTACAAACCATTGAGTCAACAAAACCATAATGGTGCTGATTCACCAACAGTCACACTAGGGATGGATTATCCTGCTTCCAAAGTTTCTCCAGTGACTGAAGCCTCCCATTGGCCGTCCAGAGGACTCTGCTATATgagaagggttttttttccagatatctGTCCACAATGTATTTATTGAGGAAGCTCGGGGCTGTAGCTTGCCCCTTATCTTGAAACCACACTGAATCCCCTTCGAGGGCTCATACTGCAGCCCCCTGCTTTTTCATTCCCACTCCATTTCCCCTTGTACCTCCAAACATGTCCATGTTCAGCAAGGATACAGATAAACTGCTGAGGCATAGCTGAGCTACAACACCACCATGCTGTGTGTCCTGTAGATAGGAGGGTCTCCATCCGTGTCCATGACGAGCGAGACCACAGCTATATAGGGTACTCGAATGGAATAATTAGGATTTTGTTATTAAGGCCaataatcaagtttttttttatttgtttaacctcagtgttttttgtatgaCAGGATATAATCTTGACTATCACAGGTGTGCTTTTGCTTTCAGTTGTCTCCTTCCTCACAGAAGAATAATATCTCTTTAGAAGTCCCCTGCACCAACTTTGCCACCCTTTTGAATGGAGGACGTGATGATGTTTATGAAAATGTGggtaaagtgaattcagagatttgtttcaaaacacattctaaatgttggaaactgattgttgaaaacatgttacaacgaccctttactatatagtactgaattgtggagttagacggttgactgttttttcaccattttcctgttttaagattttttgggtgggcctaaaaccatagctCGATGATGCAAtggagctatactcagcataaccccgcccctgacaatgtagcagtataGAAATGGTgagcatcattagcatagtcccgtgattgggcgtggcctctgctcctccagcagaCACGCCCCCAGCATTTCAGGTCAGAGAATAATGTGcactttttcatgattttgagaccttcttttacatacttaaagacttaaaaaaaactaaacttaaattaaaactaaattaaactaaaaaaaaaaaagccattttcatATCAGTCCAGAAATTTTACTCTACCTGTGACACTATGttgaagttttaaaaagcagcaccatcaaatttacaaaataagtCTGTCTCACATAATCGCataaaaaatctaacaaattaaaaaaactaaacattttgttcaattttttgaTTTGCATGACAATGTGCCGGTGATTCTATTATTTAGCCCACATCGTTTAATTGCTGTGTCAATGTTTCAAGACCtggcttggaaaaaaaaaaatcctgactgAACAGTTTTATGAAGTTGTACTAGAGAATATAGAGTCGAACAAGCACATGAACAGGGGCTTCCTCTTGCAGGAAGGATGCAAAGTCGTGGCTGTTGTATCTCAGTGGCTATAAAtgattcaaaaaatgaaatttctcTTTGAATGAATTGCTCATCTGTACAGCACTCCTACACTGTGTTAAGAGTGGGGTTGAAAGTGGAATAATGATACCTCTGTGAAGTCACtgtagtgtttttgttgacaaGTGCAAGCAAACCACAATGCCCTGGTTTTTAAGCCTCGCGTGCAAGCTGAGCAGCTCACATGGGACAAATCAGTGGAACTAAGGGCACGTGTGGTGATGGcgtttcctctctcttttctctgttcaACTAACCTCGATATCTGACTCATTTCAAAACACGCTACATCCTGTATTTCTGAGTCATAGTGTGGATGAATCTCTAGCCACTGGTCAGACATTTAATCTGAAGTGCTTCActgattttctttctccttgTCTTGGTGACCTGAAAGCACACAATCAAGTAGCTTCCTCTCTTATCAAATGATGCACAAAAGacctttcattttgtctttttgggaGATTGTCTGCACACCTCGACCCGCACCTTCTGTGCCCCTTGATGAAATATTGACGCTTGTTATCTGTGACAATCTCTGTTCCCCTTTTGTCCGCCTGTCGCAGTACCTGTTTTTGTGGCCTGCTGTAAGTGCCCCTAGCTTCACACAGGAAGAGCGCTGCAGATGCAAGATGACCCAGTGATCTCTGTCTGGCTACCAGTGCTTAGAAAGGCATTTTCTACCAAAGTCCTTTTTCACTTTGTTATTCAGAGCCAACCGAGGGAATCTTGGTGTTCACAtttctactgtgtgtgtgtgtgtgtgtgtgtgtgtgtgtgtgtgtgttctactGTTCAGCTGCTTTAgtttttgtactgtatgtgtgtttttagtagACAATTATAGCCTCGGGGTATCAATCACTGGGTGAGGGAAACAATGAAACCTGCAACCATGACTCACCCAGTAAATAGAAGTGCTGTTTATTCTTCACAGGGAGCAGCACTTCCTGTTAATAACAAAGCACTTAGGAGCTGCAGTTGGGAGTCTCTTTGCAACTATAAATATGGGAACTGTCATTGTTGTGATTATTTCAAGCCCTTTGCACTGACCCTCCATTGTTTCCCACCAGTGCTCTGTTTCAGACAATAGATAAGCAAGGTCTGTCGTGGAGTTCCACAGTTCATCGGCCGCTCAAAGTAAAAAGGTCAGGAACAGTTAAATTTGGACCCCATGTTATATGAAGTGGGACACTGCCGGCACTGTGGAGATTATCAGAccatttgcagttttaaacactGCTATTGTTAGTGACTCATGCCTGTTGACTACTGATGGGCTGGAGCACTTTAAAGCAGGGTCACAGGCTCCTCTGGCCTGGGCCTTTGTCATCCTTCCTCTGAGCCAATAATAGGTCAATAACAGACTTATGACAGTCTTCAAAAGGTTTCCTCTTGAAGTGTAGATGCAGGGTACTGAAATCAGCTGCtttccaatttttttaattgagtaaGTAAATTGCTCCATTGAAGGAGGAGTGTGTAGAATTGCAGATCGCGACTAGCTGAAAAAACtagcaaaaacaaagaataaagcaatttcacattacaaatctcCAGCACAGTTCATCTGTTGCAGACAGGCTGCTAGTCCACcatctgctaatgtgtgctcacttttttcctttaaaaaagagagttctctttctctccataaTAAACAGGCCCTTTGtttaaaaccagtttaaaacactatataaagtagtttcacattataaaatcagtgtttt
The DNA window shown above is from Plectropomus leopardus isolate mb chromosome 5, YSFRI_Pleo_2.0, whole genome shotgun sequence and carries:
- the nek3 gene encoding serine/threonine-protein kinase Nek3; this translates as MSSMERYLLQKVIGEGSFGRALLVRCTNSLEKYVIKEIQLPKNQPKLENCRREAILLSRMKHPNIVAFREAFEADDLLCIVMEYCSGGDLLQRIRLQKTTQFCVDDILKWFAQMCAAAHHIHDKRVLHRDLKSKNIFLTDNGTIKLGDFGSACILNSSKAYARTYVGTPYYVAPEIWDNKPYNNKSDVWSLGCVLYELCTLRHPFQASSWKSLILKVCRGAYPPPPSHLPYELQYLIKQMFKTNPKDRPSLHSILTSHRVSRLLRTHLPSQALETQELGRRTGRWNREEGRKVANLLGEKSLIKTSTFEGVEFPEAHSESREAGPPKKWAAEPSDTVLQVLASASLISSDSMASTSQSLTGSTHGSVLEEPNDSRPRRRWDRDPPERLLSLLEKARLNRAFSTFIIHTGGEDPLMGPLSQPQGDDTDGPEPEVTVDEERLQPRSDDEDTDFEEELPCDWMSEVEKMFSDH